The window GACAGCGGTTACATGGCAAGAGCCGCATATATAATGGACAGGGTAATGATGGCGCTGGGTCTTCACGGTAAGACCTTTATATCAATGATAGTTGGTATAGGATGTAATGTTCCAGGCATAATGGCGGCAAGAACTTTAGATAGCGAAAAAGACAGGATGATAGCCATTCTCATTAATCCTTTTATATCTTGTGGAGCAAGGTTGCCTATTTATTTGCTATTTATATCAGCATTTTTTCCGGATAATGGTGGAATAATTTTATTTACCATCTACGCTATAGGATTTGTTGTGGCTGTATTGATGGGCAAAATTTTCAGTAAAACCTTGTTTAAAGGTGAAGCTTCTTATTTCCTTTTAGAGCTTCCGCCTTATCGCATGCCTACTTTAAAGGGTGTTTTAATACACATGTGGGATAAAGTCGGTGGATTTTTGAAGCGAGCCGGAACAGTTATTTTTTTATTGGTTACATTGCTTTGGGCGCTGTCCGTGCTGCCTTATGGCGTAGAACCTTACAGTCAAGCCAGTATTTTAGGCAGGATCGGTTCATTTATTGCCCCTATCTTTAAGCCTGCAGGGTTTGGTACATGGCAAGCATCTGTCGGACTTTTTGCAGGAATAGTTGCAAAAGAGGCGGTTGTGGCAACGCTCGGCATGGTATATGCAGGTGTCCAGGAAGGCACCCAGCTTATATCATCTATCCAACAGGCTTTTACTCCACTTAGTGCCTTTTCTTTTATGATTATGGCTTTGCTTTATACTCCCTGTGCTGCTGTTATAGGAACAATAAAAAGAGAAACAAATTCGTGGAAATGGACTTTATTCGCTGTTGTCTATACTTTTTTAACAGGTTGGACTGCCTCAGTTCTTGTGTTTCAAATCGGCAGGCTTTTGGGTTTTGAGTAATAAAGCGGCAAGGATCGTGAGGTGTAAAAATGTTATTCGAAGCTTTAATGCAAATAAGTAAAATGGAATTTTACTCTTTGACACAGCTTGCAAGAAATCTCAAAGTAAGCGAAGACATGGCTCATCATCTGGTAGAACAGCTTAAGGCAATGGGCTATATTAAAGAGGAATCCTTTGGCGTAGAATGCGGCGGCGACTGTAAAACGTGTGCTGGCTGCCCGGCAGCAAAGGGCGCTCTACCTATAAAAACGTTGGTCATAACTGAAAAAGGCAAACAGGCTTTGAACCTTGCTAATTAATGAAGTTAAAAATCAAAAATAAGCCACCCTCATGTTATATGATACCGGGTGGCTTATTTGCAGTTTTAAAACTTATTCCATTACTTCGTTATTATCTATCACTATCTGTCCTTCAAATAAATAAGCATTGTTCATCTTGACAACTTTTCTAAAGAAACTCAAGGGCACAAAAGTTTTTTCGTTACAAAGTTCCGGCGCTCTTTCAAGTTTAATTATATCTTTGTCTGCAATGTACTCATTTTTTCCTATCGTCAACTGTATATCCTGTCCCAATGAAACACTTTGTGTTTCATTATGCCATAAAACTTCGTATCCCAAGGCCTCTGCGATAGCTCTTAAAGGAACCATTACCGTGCCTTCTTTTTCATAAGCAGGTGGAGCTTCTATTTTCTTATCTTCGACTATAATTTCTGCACTTGAAACGTCATACCCTACCATGTCTTCTATTTTGTCAGGAAGAACAATCACTTTTTCAGGGGTTGTCTGAGCAGGTATACTTTTTGTAGATATTGTATAGATTACTACAAGCCTTTTCCCCGCAAGTTCCCCTTCGTAAGGTGTTCCATCGTAAAATACGATTTCGGTTTCATCTGAAATGTTAAGTTTTAATTGATTATCAGAACTTGTAAGATTTTCGTCAAAAATATCAAATTTAACATTTCTATCCGGGCTCTCAATAACCACTACTTCAGCTGCATACTGAGGTGGATAAATCATTATCATGGGTTTTCTCGTGTCATAGTATGCGCTAATAGTATCTCCTATTTTGATTTCAGCATTTTCTAGAATATACGTATCATGACTTATGATAACATATGCAGGTGCTCCCTCTTCGTTCTCTACGAAGATCATCTTGGAACCCTCGTTATTCTCTCGATCCTTTATCTCTTTAACAACACCGGTAAATGCTTTGTAACATATCCTCAACTCCTCGCAAGGTTCAGAGGTGTTTGTTTCTTGTTCATCTATAATTTCATTTGGTATACTCATTTGATCTAAAGCAAATGCTGTGCCCCCCAATGAAAAAATAAATACTGCGGATAAAATTACTGCGGATAGCTTTTTAAACTTCATGGCATAATCCTCTCCTTTAATAATTTTTGTTTCTATTTTTTTAGACGGAAAAGGAAGGAGATATGTTCCTTATTTAAAAAACTCAACTAGAGCGAAGCCTTTTATACGTGAAAAGGAAGAACTCTTCGTTCTTCCTTAAATTATCTTTAAGCTCTATTTTGTTTAATAGCTGCATCCAAAATTTTCTCTACTATAAACGCAATCACGCCACCTAATAATGCTGTATATAGTTGCGGTATCTGCATTGCTTTTGCCACGGGAGGCGGAACGCTTACAATAAATCTAACAGCTGATGACAATATTAAAAACTTAATAATTGCGCCTATAATAAGGCCTACAGCAGAGCCGGCATAACCTTTTCCCAGCTTTGCGCGAGATATCACATAAGCAATTATAAGGACTGCATTACCCACCATTATAAACGGAATCATCGGCGCTAAAGGCGGTGCTAAAATACCCCTTACGAAAGCTATTAATGGCGTAAGCATTCCAATTATAACCGCCCCTATTATTCCAACATATGTACCTGATATGAGAAGCATAGCATTTACCGCCGGGCCTGTTACCATTTGAGGAAAACCCAACATCTGAAAAGCCAGTGTTATTGCTAAAAGTATTGCAGTTCTTGTAAGCCATCTGATACTAAAAGGTTTAAGGTCTTCATCTTTCATTATTTTGCACCTCCAATTTACTTTGTTTCAAGCTTTTTGGTCATCGCAGATTTTACGGACACAGATTTGACTTTCCCTAATTTGCCCGTCATAGCGCTAATTTCATCTGACGTGCCATCTACAATAAGTGATATTACTGAAATCCCTTTTTCTCTATAAGGTATGCCCATTCTTCCAACGATGATATTGGCATATTCATGTAATATAGAATTAACTGCACCGGCACTTTCCAAGTCTTCGACTACAATCCCCACAACACCTATTCTCTTGTCTTCCATGGCCTTCCCCTTTCATTTTGATAAAATAAAAACCCTCGCAAAAGCCGAGGGATAATAAGCGTTATATGATGAATAAAATAAACTCTGCTTAATGTCCTTCGCCTTTTTGCTCAGAGAAGAGCACAGAGGGACTGACCCCCTGTGTTATACAGTTCTTTGCAGTCAGGGACTATGGACTTTATATCTTCTGCATCAGGACTTCTGAAACATCAGATCTTTATTGCTTTTATTTTATCATTCTTAGACAGCAAGTGTCAATAAATCATCGATTAAAGCTGAATTGAGTTGATAATTATTATCATTGACAACATTTTAATTTTTTTAGACAGTTCTGCTTAAGAAGAAGGATTTTTAAGTTTTATGTCGAATATAATAACTGTAGTTAATTGCTCATCTGTGATGAGGAGGTGATTACTAAAAACTTATAACTGTCTATTTTCCTCCAATTATTTTTTGTATAAGTTTTATAGGTCTTTATGCAGCCATCTTTATTTATTATTGTTTGAGTCTTAAAAAAAAGAAACGGAGGAGTAAAAATGACCACTGCTCACTGGATTTATGCTATAGGAACAGTCTCGGTTCTTGTAGCCATGTTATTTCGGAGAAATGTTCTTATACCATGTATAGTTTCAACCTTCCTAATCGGACTCCTTTGGAAGGGAAGTCTGGTCGGGGCTGTTACTGCGGTTTTTAATTCTCAATTAACCGCCCTTGTGGAACTTGGGAACATTTTCTTGATTATTGGTTTGATGTTTGCCATGTTAAAATCTATCAGCGTTACCGGAGCTGACGAGATGCTTGTGGCTCCAATGAAAAAGTTAATGACATCCCCTCTTATAAGCTATGTTGTTCTTGTAATAGCAACATACATTATCTCACTTTTCTTCTGGCCTACACCGGCTGTTCCTTTGATAGGTGCCTTACTGGCTCCGGCTGCCATTGAAGCTGGCTTGCCTCCTATGGCAGCTGCAGTAGCTATGGCGCTTGCCGGCCAAGGCATGGCACTTTCCGGTGATATGGTAATCCAGGGTGCCCCTGGTCTTTCGGCTAAGGCTGCAGGCATACCGGTTTCAATCATGACAACATATGGCGCCATTCTTTCATTAATCACAGGTATTATCGCAATAGTAATAGCATACTATATGATGAGAAATGAAATTAAATTCTTTAAGAGAGAAAATTTGGGAGAGTCGTTAATAGGTGAGTTAAAGCCTGAAATGAAAATGAAAGCAGAGGCACATCGTGGTCAGGCTTATGCTCCATTTCTTATGTGGCTGACTGTCATTTCATTGATAGCAGTTGTATATGCTATGTTCCGTTTCAACATTACAGGTGGAGATGCTTCAGCACTCCTGGGCGGCACTGCTGTTTTGATAATGACAATCGCAACTATTCTTGTAGACGGTATTAAAAGCCTTGACACTATAGCAGATTATCTTACTGATGGCGTGGTTTTTGCATTTAAGGTAATGGGTCAAATACTGCCTATAGCCGGATTTTTCTTCCTCGGCAATCCCGAAGTTGTGGTCAGGATTTTGGGCGAAGGAGCTCCCGGATTCTTGTTTGATATGGGGCAAATGCTTGCTCAATCCATCCCTCCTCAAGGATTCCTTGCCGCCTTTGGCATGCTGATTCTTGGAATAATCGGCGGTCTTGACGGTTCCGGTTTTTCCGGCCTTCCTATGAGTGGAACATTGGCCGGTGCAATGGCAGGCGGAGATGTGAAAGTAGCTGCTGCTCTTGCAGCCATTGGACAGATGAGCAATATATGGTCAGGCGGAGGAACTATCGTAGCATGGAGCTCTCTTATCGCTGTAGCAGGTATAGTAGGAGTTCCTGTCATGGATCTTGCAAGAAAGAATCTTATACCGGTTCTAATAGGTCTTGTTGTATCAACAATTGTGGCTGTGCTATTCTTGATGTAAAAAAAGCGGGGGTAAATCCCCGCTTTTAATCTATCTTGCTTAGCCCTCCCATATAGTTGCGCAATATTTCAGGAACTACAACCGTGCCATCGGCTTGCTGATAATTTTCCAGTATTGCCGCTGTAGTTCTACCAATCGCAAGGCCTGAACCATTTAGCGTGTGGACGAATACAGGTTTTGCGCCATTTTTTGGCCGGTATTGGATCCTTGCCCTTCTCGCCTGAAAATCTTTAAAATTGCTGCAGGAAGATATTTCTACATACCGGTTATAGCTTGGCATCCAAACCTCTATGTCATAAGTTTTCGCAGAAGAAAATCCCAAATCTCCTGTGCTTAAAACCACCACTCTATAAGGCAAGCCTAATAATTGCAGCACTTCTTCAGCATCAGCAGTAAGTTTCTCCAATTCTTCCATCGAGCTTGTCTCATCGGTAAACTTTACTAATTCCACTTTATTGAATTGGTGCTGTCTTATAAGGCCGCGAGTATCTCTTCCGGCAGAACCCGCCTCTGCTCTAAAACAGCCACTGTAAGCTACATAGTAAATAGGCAAATCTTCTTTTGAAAGCACTTCATCCCGGTGCAAATTAGTGACCGGAACTTCAGCTGTAGGGATTAAAAAATAATCATTATTATTAGCCAGCTTAAATGCATCTTCTTCAAATTTTGGCAGTTGACCTGTTCCTGTCATGCTTTCACGATTTACTATAAATGGTGGAAATATCTCTTTGTAATGATGCTTTTGAGTATGCAAGTCTAGCATAAAATTTATAAGGGCTCTTTCTAGTCTTGCACCTGCTCCTTTATAAACAGTAAATCTTGCTCCTGTTATCTTCCTTGCTCTTTCAAAATCAAGTATATCTAAGTCTTCTCCTATATCCCAATGAGGCTTTGGTTCGAAATCAAATTTTGTAGGTTCTTTCCATCTGCGAACTTCTACATTATCGGCATCGCTTTTTCCTATTGGCACTGATTCATCGGGGATGTTAGGTATTGTAAGAAGTATCTGCTCCATGGACCTTTCTATTTCACTTAATTTGTCATCCATTTCTTTAATCTGTTGAGAAACTTCCTTCATGCGAGCTATAAGGTCTTCAACAGGTTCACCGGCCATTTTCTTTCTGGCAATTTCTTCTGATTCAGAGTTTCTTAAGTTTTTTAATTTCTCTACTTCAAATAGAAGGTTTCGGCGTTCTTCATCCAGTTCTAAAAACTTGTCCAGGTCGGCTGTTGCCCCTCGATTTTCAAGGGATTTTCTTACTATATCAGGATTTTGTCTTACAAATTTAATATCAAGCATATTTTTAGCCCTCCTATGCTATAATAATTATGTTTTAAATCACATATAAAAATCCTCCCACCCCAAAAGGGGCGAGAGGACTCGCGTTGCCACCCTTAATTAATACTTAATTTGTTTAACGGGATTCTGAAAATCCCGGCACCTTTTCAAAGGTGCAGCTTGCGGAGCGGAATTCAGCAAAACTCTTTACCGGCTTTCACCTGCCGCCGGCTCTCTAAAAAAGAGTGGTGCTTACTTTTCTCCATCATCGCTATTGAAAATCCTCGATTGTCTCTTTATTATATCGGACAATGCCGAGAAAATCAATAGTTAGCGGTTTTAAGGTTTAATTTTTTAAATATTCCTCCTCTACTGTATTTTACATTTCCGTGGGAGTTGCAAAATACATTGTCAAAGGCTTTTTCTTTCTGATATAATACCATTAGACTTTAATAGATACAGCTTGGGAGGATAGCTTAATGGATGAGAGGATTAGAAAACTTGCATTTATGGGACTTTTTTCCGGATTATTAGTTATAGCAACTGTGGTGCTGCGCTTTCCGGTTCCTACTTTTAATCTTTATTTTAACTTAGGAGAAGCCGTTATTTACCTTACTGCGCTGCTGTATGGGCCAGGACCCGGCGCTTTGATAGGAGGCATTGGTTCTGCGCTATCCGATATTATCGGGGGATATCCTGTATGGGCCCCTATTACTTTTATAATCAAAGGTCTTGAAGGCTATGTGGTAGGTGCTCTCGGGAAAAAAAATAAGTATCTTGCCATAGTCGCCGGGGCCATTATAATGATGGCAGGCTACGCACTTGCGGCAGGTATACTATATGGAATCGGAGCTGTGCCGGTAGAGCTTGCCGGAGATTTTGTTCAGGTATCGGCCGGTGGCGTTATTTCGCTTTTCTTATATAATAGACTTAAAAATATTACTTTCAATGATGAAGACAGATTTTGAGGTGAGATTCTAATGTTTAAAACAGGAAAGGTTCCGCCGGAAATTTTAAAATCCAGTGTTTATCCGTATACCGGCAAGCTGAGAGATGAAGTGTTGATACACTCAAGTTTTGGAGAAGATTGCAGCATTATAGATTTTGGTGAAAAAGTAGCCGTTTTGTCTACCGATCCTATAACCGGAGCTGATATTCAAAGCAGTCGTCTTGCAGTTTATGTATCTTGCAATGATATTGCAGCATGCGGAGCAGCACCTCTTGGCATTTTGGTTACACTGCTTTTACCTTTAGGCGCAGACGAAAGCCTTCTTGAAGAATTGATGAATGGAATAGACGAGGCGGCAAAAAGGATAAATGTAGAAATTCTGGGAGGTCACAGTGAAATTACTCCCACTGTTTCAAAATCCGTTATATCCACCACAGCCATAGGAATTACGGATAAAGACAAATTTGTAACATCTTCAGGTGCAAAGCCAGGCGATGCCGTAATTGTTACAAAAGCTTTAGGTCTTGAAGGTTCTGCAATACTTGCTTCTGATTTTGAAGATTTCCTTGTTAGAAGGCTTCCAAAAGAAATAGTTGCGAGGGCAAAAACCTTTATTGAGCAAATCAGCGTAGTAGATGAAGGAATAATTGCTTCAAGAGCAGGCGTTTCGGCTATGCATGATATAACTGAGGGCGGATTGTTGGGAGCCTGCTGTGAAGTTGCAGAGGCATCGGGTGTGGGCATTGAAATACAAGAAGAACTTATCCCTATATTACCTGAAACCAAGGAAATATGTAAAGTTTTTGATATAGACCCCTTAGGCCTTATTTCAAGTGGCTCTATGTTAATTTGCACTCCTAGACCAGATAAAGTTATAACAGAATTAGAAAATGCAGGCATCATTGCCACGGTGATAGGAAGAATAATTCCTGAAGGCAAGTTTATGATTTCTTCAGATAAAAGAAATCCCATAATTCCCTTTGAAAGGGATGAATTATATAAGGCTATTGAAAAGGCAAAAGGTTTTGCTGAAAATTAAAATCAACTCCCTTGTATCAGCCTACTTGGCAATTTGCAGGGGAGTTGATTTTTTAAAGGCTATTTTAAATTATCACTTCATTTTTTTCGTCGTTGCTTCTTTCCTTGCAATATTCTAAATAGCGCTTGTAAGAGGTGCTAACGAGGGCTTTATCTTGGCTGTATGTTATCATGTCAAGAGCCTTTTCAATAGGATAAAAGCCTCCATCTGAAAAACCAAGCTCCGTATTTGGAGTGCAATCTTCAGATAAGGCTTCCATCAAAAACCATGTTATTTGGTTGCATACAGGTTTTTGCCTTGTTACTGAATAAAATTCATAACATGTTTCTCCTACGCATGAAACTATGCGAGCATTAACTCCTGCCTCTACTTTTACTCGCTCAACAGCAACTTCCTGAGCAAGCCTGCCTGGCCTTATTACTCCCTTCGGCAGTATCCATTCTGACTTCTCGTTTTTTAATATCAGCACTTTGTCTTTAAAAAAAACTACACCACCGGCACAAATTCTTGTGAGCATTGATAATATGCCTCCTTTGCCTTATTTTTTATATTAACTTGACTTTCTGGCAAAACTATCTTCACACAAACTGTATGAAGTTACTTAGGAGTTCGACGCGCTACCCTTAAAATCCTGCTTTTTTAAATTTTAAATTACAATTTATAATTTCTCGTGGCTGACAAATTTTCTGATGGCAGGCCTTAGTCAAGTTCAATCAGGTAAGGCTATATATGTATTAATAAACGAAAGGTATAATCTAAGGTAAGATAGTCTATCAGCAGGCTTGTTATGTATTAAAACTTTTGTACATAAAAATGGCTCCTCGAGCAGGATTCGAACCTGCGGCCCTTCGGTTAACAGCCGAATGCTCTACCGCTGAGCTATCGAGGAACGGTTTAGATATGAATAAATTCTCGGCAGCGACCTACTCTCCCGGGCAATGCCCAGTACCATCGGCGCTGGAGGGCTTAACCTGTGTGTTCGGGATGGAAACCGGTGTTTCCCCTCCGCTATGGCCACCGAGAATGTATTTTGCTGTACCTTCAAAATTACACAGTGAGGAAAATTTTGGTCAAGCCCTCGGTCTATTAGTATCGGTCAGCTCAAAGCCTTGCGGCTCTTACACCTCCGCCCTATCTACCGGGTAGTCTTCCCGGGACCTTACTCCCTTAATGGGATGGGATACCTTATCTTAGGGAGGGCTTCGCACTTAGATGCTTTCAGCGCTTATCCCTGCCGGACTAGGCTACTCAGCTGTGCCGCTGGCGCGACAACTGATACACCATCGGTCCGTCCACCCCGGTCCTCTCGTACTAGGGGCAGCTCCCTTCAAGTATCCAACGCCCACGACGGATAGGGACCGAACTGTCTCACGACGTTCTGAACCCAGCTCGCGTGCCGCTTTAATGGGCGAACAGCCCAACCCTTGGAACCTACTTCAGCTCCAGGATGCGACGAGCCGACATCGAGGTGCCAAACCTCCCCGTCGATGTGGACTCTTGGGGGAGATCAGCCTGTTATCCCCAGGGTAGCTTTTATCCGT is drawn from Tepidanaerobacter syntrophicus and contains these coding sequences:
- a CDS encoding FeoC-like transcriptional regulator, which produces MLFEALMQISKMEFYSLTQLARNLKVSEDMAHHLVEQLKAMGYIKEESFGVECGGDCKTCAGCPAAKGALPIKTLVITEKGKQALNLAN
- a CDS encoding copper amine oxidase N-terminal domain-containing protein, coding for MKFKKLSAVILSAVFIFSLGGTAFALDQMSIPNEIIDEQETNTSEPCEELRICYKAFTGVVKEIKDRENNEGSKMIFVENEEGAPAYVIISHDTYILENAEIKIGDTISAYYDTRKPMIMIYPPQYAAEVVVIESPDRNVKFDIFDENLTSSDNQLKLNISDETEIVFYDGTPYEGELAGKRLVVIYTISTKSIPAQTTPEKVIVLPDKIEDMVGYDVSSAEIIVEDKKIEAPPAYEKEGTVMVPLRAIAEALGYEVLWHNETQSVSLGQDIQLTIGKNEYIADKDIIKLERAPELCNEKTFVPLSFFRKVVKMNNAYLFEGQIVIDNNEVME
- a CDS encoding ECF transporter S component, with amino-acid sequence MKDEDLKPFSIRWLTRTAILLAITLAFQMLGFPQMVTGPAVNAMLLISGTYVGIIGAVIIGMLTPLIAFVRGILAPPLAPMIPFIMVGNAVLIIAYVISRAKLGKGYAGSAVGLIIGAIIKFLILSSAVRFIVSVPPPVAKAMQIPQLYTALLGGVIAFIVEKILDAAIKQNRA
- a CDS encoding TM1266 family iron-only hydrogenase system putative regulator; the encoded protein is MEDKRIGVVGIVVEDLESAGAVNSILHEYANIIVGRMGIPYREKGISVISLIVDGTSDEISAMTGKLGKVKSVSVKSAMTKKLETK
- the serS gene encoding serine--tRNA ligase, producing the protein MLDIKFVRQNPDIVRKSLENRGATADLDKFLELDEERRNLLFEVEKLKNLRNSESEEIARKKMAGEPVEDLIARMKEVSQQIKEMDDKLSEIERSMEQILLTIPNIPDESVPIGKSDADNVEVRRWKEPTKFDFEPKPHWDIGEDLDILDFERARKITGARFTVYKGAGARLERALINFMLDLHTQKHHYKEIFPPFIVNRESMTGTGQLPKFEEDAFKLANNNDYFLIPTAEVPVTNLHRDEVLSKEDLPIYYVAYSGCFRAEAGSAGRDTRGLIRQHQFNKVELVKFTDETSSMEELEKLTADAEEVLQLLGLPYRVVVLSTGDLGFSSAKTYDIEVWMPSYNRYVEISSCSNFKDFQARRARIQYRPKNGAKPVFVHTLNGSGLAIGRTTAAILENYQQADGTVVVPEILRNYMGGLSKID
- a CDS encoding ECF transporter S component, translated to MDERIRKLAFMGLFSGLLVIATVVLRFPVPTFNLYFNLGEAVIYLTALLYGPGPGALIGGIGSALSDIIGGYPVWAPITFIIKGLEGYVVGALGKKNKYLAIVAGAIIMMAGYALAAGILYGIGAVPVELAGDFVQVSAGGVISLFLYNRLKNITFNDEDRF
- a CDS encoding AIR synthase family protein; the encoded protein is MFKTGKVPPEILKSSVYPYTGKLRDEVLIHSSFGEDCSIIDFGEKVAVLSTDPITGADIQSSRLAVYVSCNDIAACGAAPLGILVTLLLPLGADESLLEELMNGIDEAAKRINVEILGGHSEITPTVSKSVISTTAIGITDKDKFVTSSGAKPGDAVIVTKALGLEGSAILASDFEDFLVRRLPKEIVARAKTFIEQISVVDEGIIASRAGVSAMHDITEGGLLGACCEVAEASGVGIEIQEELIPILPETKEICKVFDIDPLGLISSGSMLICTPRPDKVITELENAGIIATVIGRIIPEGKFMISSDKRNPIIPFERDELYKAIEKAKGFAEN
- a CDS encoding NUDIX hydrolase: MLTRICAGGVVFFKDKVLILKNEKSEWILPKGVIRPGRLAQEVAVERVKVEAGVNARIVSCVGETCYEFYSVTRQKPVCNQITWFLMEALSEDCTPNTELGFSDGGFYPIEKALDMITYSQDKALVSTSYKRYLEYCKERSNDEKNEVII